The nucleotide sequence GATGGAATCGGAACGGAGCTCTAGATTTTTGATTTGACGCGTTTCTTGACGCGAACCGGTCTCCACTTCGCTGGAAAACGCTCTAGATGGTTTGCCGCGTCCGGAAGCCGGTGTCGCAACGCCGGATCTGGCTGGCGCCATAGGCCGTCTGCGCATCTGCCGGCGAACCCCGCCTCAGGCCACGGGTTTGCGGCGCCTGGTCGGCGGTCGCAATCAACTGCGCGACGAAGGTCGGATCGGGCCGCGGCGCCCGTCTCGGCGACCAGCGCACGGACTGGGTCACCGGCACCAGTTCGACGCAGGCCGGCTCGTCGAGGTTGACGAACTCGCCGTCCGAAATTTCGTCTGATCGATCGATATCCAGCATCGCACACCGTAACCCGGCTAAACTGTCACGTTTTGGGACGTTACGCCCCACCTGCGATCTGACCTCGCAAGGCCTATGCCGCTCCCTTTCGATTCGTTCCTGCCGGGCCCGGGAAGTCGGTGAAACGTGGTTTCCGGATTATTTATGAACTTTGCCTAGCCTGCGATTCGAAAGACCCACTATCCTCAGGATGTTGGGAATCACCCGGTGGTGTCCCGAATTGAGGCGACCCGATGCCCCCTGTCCCGCCAGCCGCCAGCATCCTAGCCTCGCTCGGGCAGGCTGCGTTCGTCTGGGACCTGGCGGCCGACACCATCGCCTGGAGCGACAATGCCGGAGCGGTCTTTACCGACATTCCGGCGGCGGCGCTGGCCAGCGGCGCCGGGTTCGCCCGGCTGATCGAGCCCTCCCCTTCGATCCGCAACGAGGCGCTCGCTCAATCGGCGCCGGCGCGGGGCGGCGAAGGCGTCGCCTACCGGATCGAATATGGCGTGCGGGCCTCGACCGCCGCGCCTGTGATCTGGATCGAGGAGACCGGTTGCTGGTTTGCAGGGCCCGACGGCAAGCCGGCGCGCGCGCAAGGCATCGTCCGCGTCAACAATGAGCGCCGCGCCCGCGACGAACAGCTCATGCGGCTGTCGAGGCACGATCCGCTGACCGGTGAACTCAATCGCACGCATCTCATCGCCGCATTGGCCGAGGCGATCGAGGAAGCCATGCGGTTCCGATCGTCCTGCGCCTTCATGCTGATCGGCATTGATCATTTGGCGCGCGTCAACGACGCCTTCGGCTTCGACGTAGCGGACGCCGTGATCGCCGAAGTCGGAAAACGCATTCGCGCCAAGCTGCGCGGCGGCGACGTGCTCGGCCGGTTCTCCGGCAACAAGTTCGGGTTGGTCTTGAGGAACTGCTCGGTCGACGACACCAACACCGCGGCCGAGCGCTTCCTGGCAGGTATCCGCGACGAGGTGATCCCGACCAAGTCCGGCCCCGTCTCGGTGACGGCCTCGATCGGCGCCGTCACGATACCGCGCCACGCCCGCAGCGCGGATGAGGCCGTCAACCGCGCCCATGAAACACTTGACGACGCGAAGCGCCGCCGCGCGGGGTCGTTTGCGCTGTGGCGTCCGAATGTCGAACGCGATGCCCAGCGCCGCGTCAACATCCGCGTCACCGACGAAATCGTCACCGCGCTGAACGAGCGCCGCATCGTCACGGCGTTCGAGCCGGTGGTCGAAGCGCGCTCGCGGCAGCCGGCATTCTACGAATGCCTGGTGCGGATGGAGCAGGCGGACGGGCAGGCGCTGCTGGCGCCCGATATCGTTCCGGTCGCCGAGCGATTGGGCCTGATCCGGTTGGTCGATCACCGCGTGCTCGAACTCGCGGTCGCCGAACTTGCGGCGTCGCCGAACGTCCGGCTCAGCCTCAACATCTCGCCCGACACCACGATGGATCCGGATTGGTGGGCCGGAATCGAATCGCTGATGCTTGCCCATCCCGGCGCTGGCGAACGGCTGATTGTCGAAATCACCGAGACGGTTGCGATCCAGGATATCGACGATGTCCGCGGCTTCGTGGCCCGGTTGAAGAATTTCGGCAGTCAGATCGCGATCGACGATTTCGGCGCCGGCTACACTTCATTCCGGAACTTGCGCAAGCTCGGCGTCGATATCGTGAAGATCGACGGCGCCTTCGTGCAGAACATCGCGCGCTCCGCGGATGATCGCGCCTTCGTGCACACGCTGATCGATCTGGCCAACCGCCTGCAGATCAAGACGGTGGCGGAATGGGTGCAGGACGAAGAAGCCGCCGTGATGCTGCGCGAATGGGGCTGCGATTACATCCAGGGCCGCCTGATCGGGCTGGCCTCGCCGGAGCGGCCGTGGAGCACAGGGGGTGATGCGGCGCTGCCGGCGGCTGGCTAGACTAGGCTATCTCCTCGTACTGAAAAATCTCTCCGTCGTCCCCGCGAACGCGGGGACCCATACGCCGCGGCCTATCGGTGAGGCGATGGACGTAGAGATCGTCAGCTACAACAAATGTCGGTGGTTATGGGTCCCGCGTTCGCGGGGACGACGAGGGAGTGAACCCTCTCACTCTTCCTTCTTCGGCTCTTTCGACATGCGCTCGAGGCGTTCCTGCATGTCTTTCATCTGGCGGCGAAGGTCGTCGATATTGTCTTCGTCAGCCGCCGGCTCCGGCACCTTGTCCGGCTCGGTCGTGCTCGCGCCGGGGCGCGGCGGCACGAACGGCTTGAACATCGAGAACGTCTGCTGAAACAATTCCATGTTGCGGCGGACATGTTCTTCCAGTGGTGCGAACGGCGTTCCGCTGAACGTGTTGGTGAGCTGCTTGCGGAATTTTTCCTGCTCGCGCGTCAGCGTGTCGATCGACTGCTCCAGATATTTCGGCACCACCATCTGCATGCTGTCGCCGTAGAAGCGGATCAACTGCCGCAGGAATGTTGTCGGCAACAGATTCTGTCCGGCCTTGTTTTCCTGCTCGAAGATGATCTGCGCCAGCACCTGGCGGGTGATGTCGTCACCGGTCTTGGCGTCATAGACGAGAAAATCCTCGCCTTCCTTCACCATTGCCGCGAGATCCTCGAGCGTCACATAGGTGCTGGTGCCGGTATTATAGAGCCGCCGGTTGGCGTATTTCTTGATGGTCGTAGGTTGGTCTGACTTTGCCATAAGCTCACACATCGACACCGAGAGCGGGAACCCGACGGCATCGCCGACGGGCAGACGAGCAACGCAACGCAGCAAAGTAAGCATTTTCAATGCGGTTCGGCTACCGTTTTGTGCGGCACGGTTAATTCCAAGGCATGGACGCTGCTATGGAAACCCTCACGGGGATCAATTTGAATGCGCCGCGGCAGGAATTTGGGCCTTGGCCGATTGACATGGCTCAATGGGGTTAACAGGATAAGGTGAGAGACAGGCACGCCATCCGGCCCGCCCGCCGTCAAAGAAACCCAAGCCCAAGAAACCCCATAAGGAGATGTCCATGTCAGACGATGTCGTCATCGTCAGCGCCGCCCGCACCCCGGTCGGCAGCTTCAACGGCGCGTTCGCCACGACCCCGGCCCATGACCTCGGCGCCATCGCCATCAAGGCCGCGCTGGAGCGGGCGGGTGTCGAGCCGGGCCAGGTCTCCGAGGTCATCATGGGCCAGATCCTGACCGCGGCGCAGGGCCAGAACCCGGCCCGCCAGGCCTCGATCAATGCCGGTATTCCGGTGGAGAGCCCGGCCTGGGGCGTCAACCAGCTCTGCGGCTCGGGCCTGCGCTCGGTCGCGCTCGGCTATCAGGCGCTGCTCAACGGCGATTCGTCTGTCGTCGTCGCCGGCGGCCAGGAATCGATGAGCATGGCTCCGCATGCGCAATACCTGCGCGGCGGCGTCAAGATGGGTGGCCTCGAGCTGGTCGACACCATGATCAAGGACGGACTGTGGGATGCCTTCAACGGCTATCACATGGGCAACACCGCCGAGAACGTCGCCAAGCAGTGGCAGATCACCCGCTCCCAGCAGGACGAGTTCGCCGTCAATTCGCAGCAGAAGGCCGAGGCGGCGCAGAAGGCCGGCAAGTTCAAGGACGAGATCGTCGCCGTCACCATCAAGACCCGCAAGGGCGACGTGGTGGTCGACACCGACGAATATCCCCGCCACGGCGCGACGCTGGAGTCGATGGCCAAGCTGAAGCCGGCCTTCGAGAAGGACGGCACCGTGACCGCCGGCAGCGCGTCAGGCATCAATGACGGCGCTGCCGCCGTCGTGCTGATGACCGCCAAGGAAGCGGCCAAGCAGGGCAAGAAGCCGCTCGCCCGCATCGTGTCGTGGGGCCAGGCCGGCGTCGATCCCAAGATCATGGGCTCCGGTCCGATCCCTGCCTCGCGCGCCGCCCTGAAGCGGGCCGGCTGGAGCGTCGGCGACCTCGACCTGATCGAGGCCAACGAGGCGTTCGCGGCGCAGGCCTGCGCGGTCAACAAGGACCTCGGCTGGGATACCGGCAAAGTCAACGTCAACGGCGGTGCGATCGCGATCGGTCACCCGATCGGTGCGTCGGGCGCGCGCGTGCTGGTGACGCTGTTGCACGAGATGCAGAAGCGCGACGCCAAGAAGGGCCTCGCCACGCTATGCATCGGCGGCGGCATGGGCATCGCGATGTGCCTCGCACGCGACTGAACTAAAGGCAGAGTGACGGGTTGAATGATGAAAAGATCATCTCGTAACCGCCACTCGAATTGGTAAAAGATGAAATGCCCGGTCTCGCGCCGGGCATTTTCATCTTACGCAAGCGTTTTCGAGGGCGCTTGAAAACGAGAACGCTTCAAAGCCTGAAGATTGAGTTTCGTCAAAAGACCGGGACAATTCCGGCGTACCAGGAAGATTACCAAGGAGGACTACGACATGGCACGTGTTGCATTGGTTACGGGGGGTACGCGAGGCATCGGCGCTGCGATCAGCAAGGCGCTGAAGGCCGCCGGTTACAAGGTGGCGGCAAGCTACGCCGGTAATGACGCCGCCGCCGAGAAGTTCAAATCCGAGACCGGCATCCCCGTCTACAAATGGGACGTCAGCTCGTTCGACGCGTGCGCCGAAGGCATCAAGAAGGTCGAGGGCGACCTCGGTCCGGTTGACGTGCTCGTCAACAATGCCGGCATTACCAAGGACGGCGCCTTCCACAAGATGACGCTCGACCAGTGGAACGCGGTCATCAACACCAATCTCGGCTCGCTGTTCAACATGACGCGCCCGGTGATCGAGGGCATGCGCGCCCGCAAGTTCGGCCGCATCATCAACATCTCCTCGATCAACGGCCAGAAGGGGCAGTTCGGCCAGGTCAACTATTCCGCGGCCAAGGCCGGCGACATCGGCTTTACCAAGGCCTTGGCGCTGGAGAACGCCAAGGGCGGCGTCACCGTGAACGCGATCTGCCCCGGCTACATCAATACCGAGATGGTGCAGGCGGTGCCGAAGGAGGTGCTCGAGAAGAGCATTCTGCCGCTGATCCCGGTCAACCGGCTCGGCGAGCCCGAGGAAATCGCCCGCGCCGTGGTGTTCCTCGCCGCCGATGAGGCCGGCGGCATCACCGGCTCGACCATGACGATCAACGGCGGCCAGTACATGGTGTGATGGCGTCTCGTCCTTGCGAGGAGCGATAGCGACGAAGCAATCCATCTTAGCTATACAGGCAAGAAAGGTGGATTGCTTCGCTTCGCTCGCAATGACGGACTATATGACTCCCCGCACCGCCACACTGATCGGACTGACCGCGATCCTGATGTGGTCGCTATTGTCAGTGTTGACAGTTGCTACCGGGAAAATTCCCGCGTTCCAGCTCGCCGCGATGACGTTTGCGATCGGCGCGCTGGTCGCCTTTGCGAGCTTTTTGTTCCGGCCCTCCGCCTTCGGCGCATTGAGACAGCCGCCGGTCGCCTGGGTGGTCGGCGTTGGCGGATTGTTTGGTTATCACGCGCTGTATTTCCTCGCGCTGCGCTTTGCGCCGCCGGCCGAAGCCGGCCTGTTGAACTATCTCTGGCCGCTCCTGATCGTGCTGTTCTCCTCGCTTTTGCCGGGCGAGCGGCTGGCGCCGCATCACATCGTCGGTGCGTTGCTCGGGCTCGTTGGAACGGTGCTGCTGTTCGTCGGCAACACCGGCGCCTTCGCACCGGGCCAGATCCCAGGGCTGGCCGCAGCCTTCGTCGCCGCCTTCGTGTGGGCCGCCTATTCGGTGATGTCGCGCAAGCTCAAGGCGGTGCCGACCGACGCGGTGGCCGGCTTTTGTCTTGCGACCGCGCTGCTGGCCGCGCTCGTCCACGGCATGGTCGAGACCACAGTGTGGCCGGAGACGGCCGGGCAGTGGCTGGCGATCGTTGCGCTCGGCGTTGGCCCCGTGGGGGCCGCGTTCTTCGTATGGGACATCGGCATGAAGCGCGGCGATATCCGTGTGGTCGGCGCCGCGTCCTACGCGACGCCATTGCTGTCGACATTGTTTCTGATACTGGCCGGCTTTGCGCAGCCGACCGCCACGATCGCCATCGCCGCAATCCTGATCGCCGGCGGCGGCCTGATCGCGGCAAAGGATATGGTGTGGAAAAAGTAGGGTGGGCAAAGGCGCTCTTGCGCCGTGCCCACCATCTGCACTCCGGAGGTAATGGTGGGCACGCGGAGCCTGTCATCGGGCGCGCCATCGCGCGACCCGGTGGCTGTGTGCCGAGTATGAACGACAGCTTGGAGGTGGAAGTCCTCTGTCTAGCCTGATGACGGCGAAGGACTAGCGAAGCGCAAGGGCGTCACCGCGAGGTGGGGTCTGAAGAAAGCGTGGAGCAAAGCCGCGGCCCGATGGACAAACACCGGATAACGAGGCCTGCCCGGCCGGACGAGCGAGCAGCCAATCGCGAAGTCCATGGTCATCAAAGGTCGGGGTGGTAGATCCGGCGGGCGTGCGGTGAAGGCGGTCGGTCTTACCTCGGGAGGTCTGCGCTGCGTCCCAGCTTTGGGACTGAGGCCGCCGCAAGGCGGCCTGACCGCAGCGCAGAAGTCAGCAGAGGGCGTAGTAGGCGGCAGCGCGCCGCCGAAGGCCTGAACGGTGGAAGCGGTTAGTAGAGCGGCGATCTCGTGCGAGCCATGCGGCAGAAGAACCAGGTCGAGCTGAACTTGGGCACCGGAGCGGAGGGTGAAGCCCGAAGCGCCGCCGCCCGAGAGCCCGAAGCGCGCCCGGCGAGAGCCTGTCCCGAACGCCCGGCGGTTGCGGGACCGTCGATGGAAGACGTGGTTGAGCGTGAGAACCTGAAGAAAGCGTTGGCGCGAGTGAAGCGCAACAAAGGTACGGCAGGCATTGACGGTATGAATGTCGATGACTTGTCGGCCTACCTGAAGGAGCACTGGCCTACGGTTCGGGTCCAGTTGCTTGAAGGCATCTACAAGCCGCAGCCGGTGTGGCGCGTCGAGATACCGAAGCCGTCGGGTGGCATGCGGCTGCTCGGCATTCCGACGGTGCTCGACCGCTTTATCCAGCAGGCGGTGATGCAGGTGCTGCAAGCCGACTGGGACGGAACGTTCTCCGAGACGAGCTTCGGCTTCCGGCCGAAGCGCTCGGCGCATCAGGCGGTAGAGCGGGCGCAGACGTATATTGCGTCCGGACACGCCATCGTCGTGGACATCGACCTGGAGAAGTTCTTCGACCGGGTCAACCACGATATCCTGATGGGGCTTGTTGCCAAGCGGGTTGCCGACAAACGCATCCTGAAGCTGATCCGCGGCTTTCTGACCGCGGGTGCGATGGAAGGAGGCCTTGTCAGCCCGACGGAGGAAGGCACGCCGCAGGGTGGGCCGCTCTCGCCGCTGTTGTCGAACCTGATGCTGGATGTGCTGGACAAGGAACTGGAGAAACGCGGCCATCGCTTCGTGCGCTACGCCGACGATTGCAACATCTATGTGCGCAGTCAGAAGGCGGGCGAGCGGGTGCTGGCCGGGATCGAGCGGTTCATCGAGAAGCGCCTCAAGCTCAAGGTCAACAAAGCCAAGAGTGCGGTTGCCAAACCGAGCGTTCGCAAGTTCCTGGGCTTCAGCTACACGAGTGGACGAAAGCCGCGACGGCGCGTTGCGCCGCAGGCCATCGCCCGCTTCAAGGCGAGAATTCGGGAGCTGACGCGGCGCACGCGTGGACGAAGCCTTGCGCAGATCGTCAAGGAGCTGTCGGTCTACCTCATCGGGTGGCGGGGTTACTTCGGCTTCTGCCAAACCCCGTCGGTGTTGCGCGCGCTTGAGGAATGGATCAGGCGGCGGTTGCGCGCCATCGCCTGGAAGCAATGGAAGTGTGGACCTGCTCGCTTTGCCGAGCTGCGACGCTGCGGCGTCGGCCGGGACCTGGCGGCGCGAACCGCCGGAAGCCCGCGTGGCCCTTGGCGGCTCGCAAGCAGCCCCGCGCTCACCACTGCAATGCCAATTGCTTTCTTCGGTTCACTCGGCCTGACTTCCATCACAGAACTACGACATGCATAATCCACCGAACCGCCGTATACGGACCCGTACGTACGGTGGTGTGGGAGGGGAGGAGCCGAGAGGCTCCCCCCTATCCCGATTTGCCCACCTTACGAAATCACTTCGGCACCCAATCTTTCGGCGCCATCTCGAAATTTGCGAACTCAAACCCGGGCGCCACCGTGCAGCCGACGAGCGTCCAGTCGCCCGTGCTCTCGGCGGCCTGCCACGCATGAGCGGGCACGACCGCTTGCGGGACTTCACCGGCGGCGAGGTCGGCGCCGAGCGCGACGCTGCGCCCGCCGCTCTCATCAGCGATTCGCAACGTCAGTGCAGCGCCTGCGTAATAGTGCCAGGTCTCGACGGCATCGATGCGATGCCAGTGCGAGCGCTCGCCACGCGCCAGCAGGAAATAGATCGCAGTCGATCGTGAACGTCCATCGGCGTCCACGCGTTCATCGCGAAAGGTCTCGCGATAGTAGCCGCCTTCCGGATGCGGTTTGAGATCGAGCCGTGCGATGATGGCGGCGGCTTCCTCCGGCAGCGCCATCAGGACTTGTTCTTGCGTTCGCGCAGCTCGCCGAACACTTTGTCGGCGCTCGCGCCCTTCATGTGCAGCTTCGCTGCCACCGAGGGCTCGTCGGCACGCAGGAAGACGTTGGCTTTCTTCTCCTCGCCGAGCAGGACAGGGATCGTCGGCTTGTTCTCCGCACGCAACCGCGTCACTTCCTCCGCGCGCGCCTGCAGCGCGGGATTGTCGCCATCGACGGTCAGCGCAAACTTGACGTTGGAAGCGGTATATTCATGGCCGCAATAGAGTTTGAAATCGTCCGGCAGCGCGCGCAGCTTCAACAGCGAGTCCCACATCATCGGGTAGGTGCCCTCGAACACCCGGCCGCAGCCGATCGAGAACAGCGTGTCGGCGGCAAACACCGCCTTATCGGTATCGAACACGTAGGAGATATGATCGAGCGTATGGCCGGGCGTTTCCAGCACCCGCGCCAGCAGGCTGCCGACCTTGATCACGTCGCCATGGGCCGCGCGCAGGTCGACATTGGCGATCCTGGTGGACTTGTCATTGGGGGCAACGACCCGGCAATTATATTTCTGCTTTAGTTCAGCGACGCCGCCGACATGGTCGTGATGGTGATGGGTGATGAGAATGTCCGTCAGCGTCCAGCCCTCGCGCTCCAGCGCCTTGATGATCGGGCCGGCTTCCGGCGCGTCGATCGATGCGGTGGCTTTGGTCGCGGGATCGTGGATCAGATAGCCGAAATTGTCGTTGAGGCAGGTGAAAGTGCGAATGTCCGCGGCCATGACAGCTCCGTGAGTAAGGCTTTCAGCCCCATTACTTCTCCAGAAATATGGCGTTAACGCTGGCGCGGCAATGCCATTTTCGGCGCGCCGCAAGGAAACACGGTGTGGTAGATTGCGCTCATGACCATCGACGTCATCGATCTTCGCGATTTCTATTCGCAGCGGCTCGGCATCGTGGCGCGGCTGTTGATCAACCGCGGCATCCGGGCGCGCTGGCCCGATGCGGTAGGGCAACGCGTGCTCGGGCTCGGCTATCCGACGCCCTATCTCGGGCTGTTTCGCGAGGATTCGGAGCGCTGCATCGCCTTCATGCCGGCAGCGCAGGGCGTCTTGAAGTGGCCGACGGGGCGGCCTGCGCTGGCTTCCCTGATCGATGAATTCTCGATGCCATTGCCGGACGCTGCAGTCGACCGCATTCTGCTGGTTCATGCGCTGGAGATGTCCGACGATCCGGAGCGCTTGCTGCGCGAAGTATGGCGGGTACTGGCGCCATCCGGCCGCTTGATCGCGGTGATTCCGAACCGGCGCGGCGTGTGGACGCGCACCGACAATACGCCGTTCGGTCACGGCCGGCCCTATTCGCGGGCGCAGATCACGCAATTGCTGCGGCAGACCTGGTTCACGCCGGCGGCGTGGGGCGAAGCGCTGTTCCTGCCGCCGGTCGGCAACAGCTGGTTCCTGCGCTCGGCCATGGTCTGGGAGCGCGTCGGTGCTGCGTTGTCGCTGCCGTTCGCGGGCGTCCATATCGTGGAAGCGACCAAGCAGGTCTATCGTGCGATCCCCGCGGGCCGCGAACGCACGCGGCTGATTCCGTCACTTGAGCCGGTGCTGGTGCCGTCGTCGACGGCGACAAGGGATAAGGCGTAGACTCTCGGCTCGTCGTCCCTGCGAACGCATGCGAACGCAGGGACCCATAATCACCGTCGGTACTTGTTTTAAAACGTCGTCCACCCGCGTGCCTCAAATGAAGGCCGCGGCGTATGGGTCCCTGCGCCCCGTGCGCAATTGCGCACTAGGCAGGGACGACTACTGTCGGTGAACTACCTACTCGTTCCCCGGGTTGAAATCTTCGCTGGGGGCGGCCGGCGCGGCCATGCTGTCGGGACGCGGGCCATGCGGCCGGCGGCGACGGCGCGGGAAACGCTCGCCGCCACGGCCTTCTTCGTACCCGCCGGGCGCGCCATTCACCTGCGGCTGGGGGCCGGTGATGAAGGAGGGCAGGCGGTCGACGCCGCCGGTATCGGCTACCACCGGCTGCGGTTGGGGCTGCGGCTGATATTGCGGCTGCGGGCGGTGCTCGCGTTCGCGATGATGTTCGCGCGGCTGCTGGTCGCGCTGGTAGGGCTGGCCGTCGCCGCGCTGCTCGCGCGGGTTGTTGTCGCGGATATAGGGCTGCGGCTGCTGCGGGACGAAGCCCGGCTCCTGGCCGAAATGCGAGAAGCTCTCGCCCTCGTCGTCGCCATCTTCCGTCGGCGGCGCTTCGCTGTCGATGCGCGGCTGCGGCTGGTTCTGCCGGAACTGCTCCTGGGCGGCGGCGATCAGGCGGAAGTAATGTTCGGCGTGCTGGTAATAGTTTTCGGCCGCGACCGGGTCGCCGGAAGAGCGCGCGTCACGCGCCAATTGGACGTATTTTTCGGCGACGTGCGAGGCGGTGCCGCGGATCTTGATATCGGGGCCGTTCGATTCGAACACCCGGGTCATCGGGTTTTGACCGCGCCGGTTATTGTTGTTGTTATTGTTGTTGTTGTTCCGGTTACGCATCCGCTTGTTGTTCTGACCGTTTCTCATGTCTCGCCTTTATTCCAGCCCTGAAGTTATGCAGTTGCCGTTGTCGCCTGATCCGACCCGGCGCGCGCTTATGCGCACCGAATCACGATGCCATTCAGTTTCATGTCGTCGATTTCGCCAATCATCGCGTTCAGCAAAGACGCGTTCCCCACCCAGCGGCGTACATTCGCCTACCGGACCAAATCATTCAGCCTGCCAAAACCAACCTAATCGTCTTGCGTGACGGCTTCGCGTGACCAGTCTGTTGCGTAAGTCTTCAAGCGCAATATCAGGCTTTCGTTCGCTTTGCGGTCGAGAGCAGCACAGCTCCAGCTATTGCGCTCGATTCGACCTGCGTTTTGGAACCTTTCACCCGGCGGGCTCTCATTTCGAGAACTCTGGCCTCACCCGTACGATCTTACGGGGCCAGCGACCCTGGACCGATGTTGTGGCCGGAACGTAGTCGCTCCGGAGGAATATTCCCAAGGGGTTTTTTTGCGTTCCAAATGGACTTTATCGGGCCGTTTTGTGGCCTGCGACGGCCCTCGGAATACCCGCCAGATCGGCTTTCGGGGCAACCACAGGCATTAACCCTGCGGCCGCCATCAAAGCCTGGATCTGGGCGCTTTGACCCTCGCCGGCCTCCACAACAAGGGCCGCACCCGGGGCGAGGAGGCCGGCCGCCTGGGGAACCAGCGCGCGGTAGGCGTCCAGCCCGTCGGCGCCGCCATCGAGCGCGGCCGGCGGATCGTATTTCCTGACGTCAACGGCCAAGCCGCCGATGTCAGCCGTACGGACATAGGGCGGGTTCGAGACGATCAGGTCGAACGGGCCGGATAGTCCGCTGGCATAATCGCAGGCCACGAACGTCGCGCGCTCCGAGAGGCCAGCGCGTGCCGCGTTGGCCGAGGCCGTCTGCAGCGCGGCTTCGGCGGTGTCGGTCCCGAATCCTTGCGCCGCCGGCAACTCGGACAACAGCGCGAGCAGAATTGCGCCGGAGCCGGTGCCGAGATCGGCGATGCGCAACGCGCGATCGAGGCTCCCGCCGGCGCGCAGCAGTTCCAGCGCCAGCTCGACCACCGTCTCGGTATCGGGCCGTGGCACCAGCGTCGCGGACGAGAGCTGCAGCGGCAGACCCCAGAACTCCTTCTCGCCGAGAATGCGGGCGACCGGTTCTCCCGCCAGGCGGCGGCGGGCGAAGGCCTCGAGGCGTGCCGATTCGTTCCGTCTGAGTTGGCGCTGTGCGGCCGATATCAAGCCGGTCAGGTCGAGGCCGAGCGCATGGCCCGTCAGAATCCGCGCGTCGAGTTCGGCGGAATCGATGGCGGCGGATTTGAACTGCGCGGCAAGTACGCGCCGCGCAGCCTCGACGGTCTGGTTGACGAAGGAGCTCATGCGGCGTCCTCGCGCCCAACCATCCACGCGTCGTCCCTGCGAACGCAGGGACCCATACGCCGCGGCCCGTCAACTGAGGCGATGTGGGTTGATATCCTTGGTAGTAACGAACGCCCGGGGTTATGGGTCCCTGCGTTCGCAGGGACGACATCGAAACTGTTGATGGGTCCCCGCGTTCGCGGGGACGACAGCCGGTTGTTGCTCACGCCGCCGCGCCTTGGGCTGCAAGCTGGGCGGCCTGGTGCTCGGTCGTCAGCGCGTCGATCAATTCGCCCAATGCCTCGCCTGATATCACCAGCGGCAATTTGTAGAGCGTCAGGTTGATGCGGTGGTCGGTGACGCGGCCTTGCGGGAAATTATAGGTGCGGATGCGCTCGCTTCGGTCGCCGGAGCCGACCTTCTCCTTGCGGTCGGCGGAACGCGCCGCATCGACGCGCTGGCGCTCGGCGTCATAGATGCGCGAGCGCAGGATGTTCATCGCGGAGGCGCGGTTCTTATGCTGCGAGCGGCTGTCCTGCATCATGACGACGATGCCGGTCGGGATGTGGGTGATGCGGATCGCCGATTCGGTCTTGTTGACGTGCTGACCGCCGGCGCCCTGCGCGCGCATGGTCTCGATCCGCAAATCCTCGTTCTTGATGTCGACGTCGACATCCTCGACTTCGGGCAGCACCGCCACGGTGGCGGCGGAGGTGTGAATACGCCCCTGCGTTTCAGTATCAGGCACGCGCTGCACGCGGTGCACGCCGGATTCGAATTTCAGCTTGGCGAACGCGCCGCGGCCCTGCACTTCGGCGATGACTTCCTTGAAGCCGCCCATGGTGCCCTCGGAGGCCGAGATCACCTCGACCTTCCAGCCCTGCAGGGAGGCAAACCGCTCATACATCCGGAACAGATCGCCGGCGAACAATGAGGCCTCGTCGCCGCCGGTGCCGGCGCGGATTTCCAGCATCACGTTGCGGTCGTCCATGGCGTC is from Bradyrhizobium sp. AZCC 2176 and encodes:
- the ltrA gene encoding group II intron reverse transcriptase/maturase; protein product: MRQKNQVELNLGTGAEGEARSAAAREPEARPARACPERPAVAGPSMEDVVERENLKKALARVKRNKGTAGIDGMNVDDLSAYLKEHWPTVRVQLLEGIYKPQPVWRVEIPKPSGGMRLLGIPTVLDRFIQQAVMQVLQADWDGTFSETSFGFRPKRSAHQAVERAQTYIASGHAIVVDIDLEKFFDRVNHDILMGLVAKRVADKRILKLIRGFLTAGAMEGGLVSPTEEGTPQGGPLSPLLSNLMLDVLDKELEKRGHRFVRYADDCNIYVRSQKAGERVLAGIERFIEKRLKLKVNKAKSAVAKPSVRKFLGFSYTSGRKPRRRVAPQAIARFKARIRELTRRTRGRSLAQIVKELSVYLIGWRGYFGFCQTPSVLRALEEWIRRRLRAIAWKQWKCGPARFAELRRCGVGRDLAARTAGSPRGPWRLASSPALTTAMPIAFFGSLGLTSITELRHA
- a CDS encoding cupin domain-containing protein, with the translated sequence MALPEEAAAIIARLDLKPHPEGGYYRETFRDERVDADGRSRSTAIYFLLARGERSHWHRIDAVETWHYYAGAALTLRIADESGGRSVALGADLAAGEVPQAVVPAHAWQAAESTGDWTLVGCTVAPGFEFANFEMAPKDWVPK
- the gloB gene encoding hydroxyacylglutathione hydrolase; amino-acid sequence: MAADIRTFTCLNDNFGYLIHDPATKATASIDAPEAGPIIKALEREGWTLTDILITHHHHDHVGGVAELKQKYNCRVVAPNDKSTRIANVDLRAAHGDVIKVGSLLARVLETPGHTLDHISYVFDTDKAVFAADTLFSIGCGRVFEGTYPMMWDSLLKLRALPDDFKLYCGHEYTASNVKFALTVDGDNPALQARAEEVTRLRAENKPTIPVLLGEEKKANVFLRADEPSVAAKLHMKGASADKVFGELRERKNKS
- a CDS encoding methyltransferase domain-containing protein: MTIDVIDLRDFYSQRLGIVARLLINRGIRARWPDAVGQRVLGLGYPTPYLGLFREDSERCIAFMPAAQGVLKWPTGRPALASLIDEFSMPLPDAAVDRILLVHALEMSDDPERLLREVWRVLAPSGRLIAVIPNRRGVWTRTDNTPFGHGRPYSRAQITQLLRQTWFTPAAWGEALFLPPVGNSWFLRSAMVWERVGAALSLPFAGVHIVEATKQVYRAIPAGRERTRLIPSLEPVLVPSSTATRDKA
- a CDS encoding DUF4167 domain-containing protein, yielding MRNGQNNKRMRNRNNNNNNNNNNRRGQNPMTRVFESNGPDIKIRGTASHVAEKYVQLARDARSSGDPVAAENYYQHAEHYFRLIAAAQEQFRQNQPQPRIDSEAPPTEDGDDEGESFSHFGQEPGFVPQQPQPYIRDNNPREQRGDGQPYQRDQQPREHHREREHRPQPQYQPQPQPQPVVADTGGVDRLPSFITGPQPQVNGAPGGYEEGRGGERFPRRRRRPHGPRPDSMAAPAAPSEDFNPGNE
- the prmC gene encoding peptide chain release factor N(5)-glutamine methyltransferase: MSSFVNQTVEAARRVLAAQFKSAAIDSAELDARILTGHALGLDLTGLISAAQRQLRRNESARLEAFARRRLAGEPVARILGEKEFWGLPLQLSSATLVPRPDTETVVELALELLRAGGSLDRALRIADLGTGSGAILLALLSELPAAQGFGTDTAEAALQTASANAARAGLSERATFVACDYASGLSGPFDLIVSNPPYVRTADIGGLAVDVRKYDPPAALDGGADGLDAYRALVPQAAGLLAPGAALVVEAGEGQSAQIQALMAAAGLMPVVAPKADLAGIPRAVAGHKTAR